The following are encoded in a window of Roseivirga misakiensis genomic DNA:
- a CDS encoding tetratricopeptide repeat protein, which produces MKKVISIALGSILLLSFQANGQSLKLPENPELASEASRRFALSVDAISVDNYREAANALNWLMKNVPDLYDGLYINSYKAYEELAKKASDDTQKNMFLDSMMTSFNKKEEIYGLTDREKNNKAYRYYKYWKSDKVRIKDGMVAYKAAYEEPESVINNNLVSYMDMARRYKAYGNDLPNEEVIEIYTKVMSVVEMKSAAGEDQAKLDRYKTVINGLLTQVMGDDLNCDFINENLAPPLDQGEDLTLAKKVFGLLLERGCGDSPYIETAAKIIQKKEPTEGIAKVLAQRAFGNKDYESAAKYYTEAMELSTDNEKKADLLMNIAQLNLAQGKKVEARKSAFQAAELDAQKASEAYTYVANMYMNSFDDCSKENSMIDDRSIFMAAYDLYQKAGNSKGMAEAKAQFPTVSDVFTAAKKKGDAIRVGCWINVGTTIKVREN; this is translated from the coding sequence ATGAAAAAAGTAATATCCATAGCATTAGGGTCTATCCTACTACTTTCCTTCCAGGCAAACGGACAATCATTGAAGCTTCCTGAAAATCCAGAATTAGCTTCAGAAGCTTCTAGAAGGTTCGCGCTTTCTGTTGACGCAATTTCTGTAGACAATTATAGAGAGGCGGCAAATGCGTTGAATTGGCTAATGAAAAACGTTCCAGACCTTTATGATGGACTTTATATAAACTCATATAAAGCTTATGAAGAATTGGCTAAAAAAGCTTCGGATGATACACAGAAAAACATGTTTCTAGACTCTATGATGACTTCTTTTAATAAAAAGGAGGAAATCTACGGGTTAACTGATCGTGAAAAGAACAACAAAGCATACCGATATTATAAGTATTGGAAATCAGATAAGGTTAGAATCAAGGATGGTATGGTCGCTTACAAAGCTGCCTATGAGGAGCCTGAAAGTGTTATCAATAATAACTTGGTATCCTACATGGATATGGCGAGAAGATATAAGGCTTATGGAAATGACTTACCAAATGAGGAAGTTATCGAAATCTATACCAAGGTAATGAGCGTGGTTGAAATGAAATCTGCCGCAGGTGAAGATCAGGCAAAATTAGATAGATATAAGACGGTTATTAATGGTTTATTGACTCAGGTGATGGGTGACGATCTAAACTGTGATTTTATCAATGAGAACTTAGCACCGCCATTAGATCAAGGTGAAGACTTAACGCTAGCAAAAAAGGTTTTTGGTCTACTTTTAGAAAGAGGTTGTGGAGATAGCCCATACATAGAAACGGCTGCAAAAATCATCCAAAAGAAAGAGCCTACCGAAGGCATAGCTAAAGTTTTAGCACAGCGAGCATTCGGTAATAAGGACTACGAAAGTGCTGCAAAGTATTATACTGAAGCCATGGAACTTTCCACGGACAATGAGAAGAAGGCTGATTTACTTATGAATATTGCCCAATTAAACCTGGCGCAGGGGAAAAAAGTTGAAGCAAGAAAATCTGCTTTCCAAGCAGCCGAATTAGATGCACAAAAAGCGAGTGAAGCTTACACCTATGTGGCAAACATGTATATGAATAGTTTCGATGATTGTTCGAAAGAAAATAGCATGATCGACGATCGTTCAATATTCATGGCTGCTTATGACCTTTATCAGAAAGCAGGTAATTCTAAGGGAATGGCGGAGGCCAAAGCACAGTTCCCTACCGTTTCAGATGTTTTTACGGCAGCTAAGAAAAAAGGAGATGCTATTAGAGTAGGATGCTGGATCAATGTAGGAACTACCATTAAAGTTAGAGAGAACTAA
- a CDS encoding tetratricopeptide repeat protein, with protein MKVFVTALLCLVIASAHISAQEITQKDIEREYVKADDNMRFDYYEKATPALHWLLKNAPSFNRNVQKYAVEAFENLALKTENESKKRVLLDSMLIAYESKEEHFGLSDLDKNKLAFRYFKYFRDDKSKLADAFAMYKEVYESPTSVINNNLVTYIYMAQRYDKHVANLSQEEILHVYNGIANVIGRKKVMDESTAKFDKYLSQVDDVLVRMTAESMNCEIIEKLANGLNRADSVKVSKRVMGLSLDVKCGRTASFEEALDILSRNEPTPGIFKVLAQSEAAAKNYEDAISLYKKAFDLETDNVKKSSIQLNIAQLYQLNMNKPAAREYALSAISLDDAKGPAAYTLIGHLYANSYNECSESDDDVENRAVYFAAYDMFEKAKNQSMMKEISLQFPTTGSAFSEGHYENDTIEVGCWINIETKVRTRSNN; from the coding sequence ATGAAAGTATTTGTAACAGCGCTTTTGTGTCTCGTAATAGCGTCAGCGCATATTTCAGCACAAGAGATCACTCAAAAAGATATAGAACGAGAATATGTAAAGGCCGATGATAATATGCGGTTTGACTATTATGAGAAAGCCACACCTGCCCTTCATTGGTTGCTGAAAAATGCTCCTTCGTTTAATCGCAATGTTCAAAAATATGCCGTCGAAGCCTTCGAAAATTTGGCTTTGAAAACTGAGAATGAAAGTAAGAAACGAGTATTACTCGATTCAATGCTTATCGCTTATGAGAGCAAAGAAGAACATTTCGGCTTAAGTGATTTAGATAAGAATAAGCTTGCATTCCGATACTTCAAGTATTTCAGAGATGATAAATCAAAATTAGCCGACGCTTTTGCCATGTACAAAGAAGTTTATGAAAGCCCAACAAGCGTTATTAACAATAACCTAGTTACTTACATATATATGGCACAGCGTTACGATAAACATGTAGCCAATTTATCTCAGGAAGAAATTCTTCATGTGTATAATGGCATAGCCAATGTTATTGGGCGGAAAAAAGTCATGGACGAATCAACGGCTAAATTCGATAAATATTTGAGCCAAGTTGATGATGTTTTAGTCAGAATGACAGCGGAAAGTATGAACTGCGAAATCATAGAAAAGCTAGCCAACGGTTTAAATCGAGCTGATAGTGTTAAGGTTTCGAAACGTGTAATGGGGTTATCATTGGATGTTAAATGTGGAAGAACGGCCTCATTCGAAGAGGCTTTAGATATCCTGTCGAGAAACGAGCCGACACCTGGTATCTTCAAAGTCTTGGCTCAATCGGAAGCAGCTGCTAAAAACTATGAAGATGCGATCTCACTTTACAAAAAGGCATTTGATTTAGAAACCGATAATGTCAAAAAGTCAAGTATCCAATTGAACATCGCGCAACTGTACCAATTGAACATGAATAAACCAGCGGCTAGAGAGTATGCACTATCAGCTATTTCACTTGATGATGCAAAAGGGCCAGCTGCCTACACATTGATCGGTCACTTGTATGCGAATAGCTATAACGAGTGCTCTGAATCTGATGATGACGTGGAAAACAGGGCGGTTTACTTTGCCGCTTATGATATGTTTGAAAAAGCTAAAAATCAGAGTATGATGAAAGAGATAAGCTTACAATTCCCTACTACGGGTAGCGCGTTTTCCGAAGGTCACTATGAAAATGATACAATAGAAGTGGGCTGCTGGATTAATATTGAGACAAAAGTAAGAACAAGGTCAAACAACTAG
- the ade gene encoding adenine deaminase, translating to MKIVSGKIVDVRNRRIYTGEIHIENDRIKKIIETAEVQDQYILPGFVDAHIHIESSMLVPSEFARLAVVHGTVATVSDPHEIGNVLGVQGVEYMIKDGKKVNFKFAFGAPSCVPATTFETAGAEITPKEVEYLLAKPEVKYLAEMMNWPGVLFNDKTVYEKLNIAKALGKPIDGHAPGLRGEQAEAYVKAGISTDHECFTADEARDKLKHGMKIAIREGSAAKNFEALVDLFAEAPEQLMFCSDDKHPDNLVEGHINDLVKRALNKGYDLFDVLQAACITPVDHYNLDVGTLKEGDYADFIVTKDTSNLDVLATYINGIQVADKGKSLIESSRSEIVNQFHCDPIKEDAISVKATSENIKVIEALDGQLITNCLHYSAKVDPAGFVQSDVSRDLLKMVVVNRYQNAQPAVAFIKNFNLKDGAIASSVGHDSHNIIAVGVDDASICKAINLIINEKGGVSAVSSKEEAILPLPVAGIMSNGDGYEIAKNYTQIDRMAKSMGSTLNSPFMTLSFMGLLVIPNLKLSDLGLFDGQSFKFTPLFSR from the coding sequence ATGAAAATAGTATCAGGCAAAATCGTCGATGTTAGAAATAGAAGAATCTATACTGGCGAGATTCACATCGAAAATGATCGGATAAAAAAAATCATTGAGACAGCAGAAGTCCAAGATCAATATATACTGCCAGGTTTTGTTGATGCTCACATTCATATAGAAAGCTCTATGCTTGTTCCATCTGAATTTGCTCGTTTGGCCGTGGTCCATGGTACTGTTGCCACAGTTTCGGACCCTCATGAAATTGGCAATGTATTGGGGGTTCAGGGTGTAGAATACATGATAAAGGATGGTAAAAAAGTGAATTTTAAGTTTGCCTTCGGGGCACCTTCTTGTGTTCCAGCTACCACTTTTGAAACCGCCGGGGCAGAAATCACACCCAAGGAAGTCGAGTACTTATTGGCTAAACCAGAGGTAAAATACTTAGCCGAAATGATGAATTGGCCAGGTGTACTTTTCAACGATAAAACTGTTTACGAGAAATTAAACATTGCTAAGGCATTAGGTAAACCTATCGATGGTCATGCACCTGGACTCAGAGGTGAACAGGCTGAAGCCTACGTAAAAGCTGGAATTTCTACCGATCATGAATGTTTTACGGCAGATGAGGCAAGAGACAAGTTAAAACACGGAATGAAAATCGCGATTAGAGAGGGTTCTGCGGCTAAAAACTTTGAAGCCCTCGTCGACCTTTTCGCTGAAGCTCCAGAACAGCTCATGTTTTGTTCGGATGACAAACACCCTGACAATTTGGTTGAAGGGCATATCAACGACTTAGTTAAACGTGCTTTAAATAAGGGATATGACCTTTTTGATGTTTTACAGGCTGCCTGCATCACTCCAGTCGATCATTATAACTTGGATGTTGGAACTTTAAAAGAAGGAGATTATGCTGATTTCATTGTCACAAAAGACACCAGCAATCTTGATGTACTGGCTACTTACATCAATGGCATTCAAGTGGCCGATAAAGGAAAATCTCTTATAGAAAGTTCGCGAAGTGAAATTGTAAATCAATTTCATTGTGACCCCATAAAAGAAGATGCAATCAGCGTAAAGGCAACTTCAGAAAATATAAAAGTAATAGAGGCATTAGATGGGCAGCTGATCACGAACTGTCTACATTATTCAGCAAAGGTGGATCCTGCAGGATTTGTTCAGTCAGATGTTTCACGTGATTTATTAAAAATGGTAGTGGTGAACAGATATCAAAATGCCCAGCCTGCCGTAGCGTTTATAAAAAATTTCAACCTGAAAGATGGGGCCATCGCATCTTCTGTGGGACATGATTCTCACAATATCATTGCAGTTGGCGTGGATGACGCTAGTATTTGTAAAGCGATAAACTTGATCATCAATGAAAAAGGTGGCGTCAGTGCAGTAAGTTCAAAAGAAGAAGCCATCCTCCCACTCCCCGTCGCAGGAATCATGTCCAATGGCGACGGCTATGAGATTGCAAAAAACTACACTCAGATAGATAGAATGGCCAAAAGCATGGGTAGTACTTTAAACTCGCCTTTCATGACTTTGTCCTTTATGGGGCTACTTGTTATTCCTAATCTGAAGCTAAGCGATTTAGGTTTATTCGATGGTCAATCCTTTAAATTCACACCACTCTTTTCCCGATAA
- the cmk gene encoding (d)CMP kinase: MRKINIAIDGLSGCGKSSTAKVVAKALHYKFIDTGAMYRAVTLYFLQNKVDLMDEDAVEAALNQIYIDFLFNKESQKNETILNKQNVENEIRKMYISENVSAVSAVKAVRIAMVAQQQAMGEEKGVVMDGRDIGSVVFPDAELKVFMTASTEVRAKRRQKELAEKGEQVDLNEIMKNLESRDFQDSTREESPLVKVADAVEIDTSNLKFEDQVQKILDLANDRITEE; this comes from the coding sequence ATGAGGAAAATCAATATTGCTATAGATGGTCTTTCTGGTTGTGGTAAAAGCAGCACCGCTAAAGTTGTTGCCAAAGCCCTGCACTATAAATTTATCGACACAGGAGCCATGTATAGAGCAGTTACGCTATACTTCTTGCAAAACAAAGTCGATTTAATGGATGAGGATGCCGTAGAAGCGGCCCTAAATCAAATTTATATTGACTTTCTGTTCAATAAAGAATCTCAGAAAAACGAAACCATTTTGAATAAACAAAATGTTGAAAATGAAATCCGTAAAATGTACATATCTGAAAATGTGAGTGCAGTTTCAGCGGTAAAAGCGGTTCGTATAGCTATGGTTGCACAACAGCAAGCCATGGGTGAAGAGAAGGGTGTGGTAATGGACGGCAGAGATATAGGTTCTGTAGTTTTCCCTGATGCCGAATTGAAAGTATTCATGACTGCATCGACAGAAGTTCGTGCGAAGAGAAGACAGAAGGAATTAGCCGAAAAGGGAGAGCAGGTTGATTTAAATGAGATTATGAAGAATTTGGAATCGAGAGATTTCCAAGATTCTACTAGAGAGGAAAGTCCTTTAGTGAAAGTAGCTGATGCTGTGGAAATAGATACATCGAATTTGAAGTTTGAAGACCAAGTTCAAAAAATATTAGATTTGGCAAATGATCGGATAACTGAGGAATAA
- a CDS encoding 4-hydroxy-3-methylbut-2-enyl diphosphate reductase — protein sequence MEVKIDENSGYCFGVEFAIQMAEDEMVDGDLFCLGDIVHNSMEVKRLNKKGLQVIDREELKNIKNAKVLIRAHGEPPETYQLALENNIELIDASCPVVLKLQNRVKLAHDKMNRVDGQIVIYGKPGHAEVIGLTGQTNNKAIVVMEDEDLDKIDFSKPVTLFSQTTKSTKGFYRIREIMEARAKAANNSIEELDFTANDSICRQVSNREPQLTVFSNSVDVIIFVSGKKSSNGKALYGVCKQQNDRSYFVENEDEVNLEWFSPDDKVGICGATSTPMWLMENVAKHIENSFSETVPVQ from the coding sequence ATGGAAGTGAAGATTGATGAAAATTCTGGGTATTGTTTTGGAGTGGAGTTTGCCATACAAATGGCTGAGGATGAAATGGTTGATGGCGATCTGTTTTGCTTAGGCGACATTGTGCACAACAGCATGGAAGTAAAACGCCTAAACAAAAAGGGGCTTCAAGTTATTGATAGAGAAGAATTAAAGAATATTAAAAATGCCAAGGTGCTGATAAGGGCCCATGGCGAGCCACCTGAAACATATCAATTAGCGCTCGAGAATAATATAGAGTTGATTGATGCTTCTTGTCCGGTAGTGTTGAAACTACAGAATAGAGTGAAGCTTGCTCATGACAAGATGAATAGGGTAGACGGACAAATTGTTATTTACGGTAAACCTGGTCATGCCGAAGTTATTGGACTGACAGGACAGACAAATAACAAGGCCATCGTGGTTATGGAAGATGAAGACCTGGATAAGATTGATTTCTCAAAACCAGTGACACTTTTTTCACAGACTACAAAGAGTACAAAAGGGTTCTATAGAATCCGTGAAATTATGGAGGCCAGAGCTAAGGCAGCCAATAATTCAATTGAGGAACTTGATTTCACGGCTAATGATAGTATTTGCCGTCAGGTTTCGAACAGAGAGCCACAACTAACAGTGTTTTCTAATTCTGTTGACGTGATCATTTTTGTCAGCGGTAAGAAAAGCTCAAACGGCAAGGCTCTTTATGGTGTTTGTAAACAGCAGAACGACAGGAGTTATTTTGTTGAAAACGAGGATGAAGTGAATTTAGAATGGTTTTCACCCGATGATAAAGTCGGTATTTGTGGAGCAACATCAACACCAATGTGGTTGATGGAAAATGTTGCTAAACATATAGAGAATTCCTTTTCTGAAACAGTGCCAGTACAATAA
- a CDS encoding Na(+)-translocating NADH-quinone reductase subunit A, which translates to MSKTVKLKKGFDINLAGKAEQTIASTSPSETFAIKPTNFIGMKRPKLFVAEGDNVKAGTPVLYDKMQEDVMICSPVSGEIVEVKRGAKRKLLEIKILADKEIEYETFNTYNISDLQSLSREDAQAQMLKGGVWPNVIQRPFGVTANEADTPTAIFISTFDSHPLAADAAFTLKGDEEAFKAGIDILKKFTSGKIHLNHDADGEVASVFANIEGVENNKFSGPHPAGNVGIQISNIAPIAKGGLVWTITPYGVAQIGKLFLKGIYDASRVVAVAGSEISKPQYHKTYTGASINKFIDNNLKNDHVRFISGNVLTGEKIEQDGYLGFYDNLLSVIPEGDHSDFLGWIMPKKEVLSFHRAWGLFSFLNGKNKEYVLDTNTNGEPRAFVQTGTFEKVVPMDIYPTYLIKAIMAEDFDNMEALGIYEVIEEDLALCEYVDVSKHDIQQIVREGLELIQNG; encoded by the coding sequence ATGTCTAAAACTGTAAAGCTTAAAAAAGGCTTTGACATTAACCTTGCCGGAAAGGCAGAACAGACAATCGCCAGTACCTCCCCTTCGGAAACGTTTGCTATAAAACCGACCAATTTTATCGGTATGAAAAGACCTAAGCTATTTGTGGCTGAAGGTGACAACGTAAAGGCTGGTACACCTGTGCTTTATGATAAAATGCAGGAAGACGTTATGATTTGTTCGCCTGTAAGTGGTGAGATTGTTGAAGTGAAAAGGGGAGCCAAGAGAAAATTATTAGAAATAAAGATCTTGGCCGACAAAGAAATTGAATACGAGACATTCAATACCTACAACATTTCTGATCTGCAAAGCCTTTCTCGAGAGGACGCGCAAGCGCAAATGTTGAAAGGTGGAGTTTGGCCAAATGTTATTCAAAGACCTTTTGGGGTAACTGCTAATGAGGCAGATACACCAACTGCTATTTTTATCTCCACTTTTGATTCTCATCCTTTAGCTGCAGATGCGGCATTCACACTAAAAGGAGATGAAGAGGCATTCAAGGCAGGTATAGACATCTTAAAGAAGTTTACTTCAGGTAAAATTCATTTAAATCATGATGCTGATGGCGAAGTAGCCTCTGTCTTCGCTAATATTGAAGGCGTAGAGAATAACAAATTCAGCGGACCACACCCAGCGGGGAATGTAGGTATTCAAATCAGTAATATCGCCCCAATTGCTAAAGGCGGTTTGGTTTGGACGATTACTCCTTATGGAGTGGCACAAATTGGTAAGTTGTTTTTGAAAGGTATTTACGATGCTTCTAGAGTTGTGGCGGTCGCTGGTTCTGAGATTAGTAAACCACAATATCACAAGACTTACACTGGAGCATCTATCAACAAATTCATCGATAATAACCTTAAGAACGACCACGTGAGATTCATCTCGGGTAACGTACTTACGGGTGAGAAAATCGAGCAAGACGGCTACCTAGGTTTTTATGATAATCTTCTTTCTGTAATTCCAGAAGGAGATCACTCTGATTTCTTAGGATGGATTATGCCTAAAAAAGAAGTATTGAGTTTCCATAGAGCATGGGGCTTATTCTCCTTTTTAAATGGAAAGAATAAGGAATATGTATTGGATACTAACACCAATGGAGAACCTAGAGCATTTGTGCAGACTGGAACTTTTGAAAAGGTAGTACCAATGGATATTTATCCTACGTATCTGATCAAGGCAATTATGGCTGAAGATTTTGATAACATGGAAGCCTTGGGAATATATGAAGTAATTGAGGAAGATTTAGCGCTTTGTGAATATGTGGATGTTTCGAAACACGACATACAACAAATTGTTAGAGAAGGGCTAGAATTGATTCAAAACGGATAA
- a CDS encoding NADH:ubiquinone reductase (Na(+)-transporting) subunit B encodes MKFLHKILEKQRPMFEKGGKLEKLYYLFEAGETFMFSPSSTAAKKGVQIRDAIDLKRMMMTVVIAMIPCLIWGIFNVGYQHNIATGQETTFFSLDNLLFGARWVLPIVLVSYAAGGLLEALFAVIRKHPINEGFLVTGMLIPLIVPPTIPLWQVALATIFGVVVGKEIFGGTGMNVLNVAMTARAFLYFAYPLEISGQVWTQMAGDTAVNGYSGATALAVANNVSIAGTQTVVEGLNQANTMLAAPFSSGSFFSFENMLIGGIPGSIGETSALMALIGGLILIATGVGSWKIIVSVFAGAFAMGTIFNLAGANEFMALPAHYHLVLGGLAFGAVFMATDPVSAAQTEIGKWIYGALIGMLTVIIRVLNPAYPEGIMLAVLFMNVFAPLIDFYVVQANKKRRMARATV; translated from the coding sequence ATGAAGTTTTTACATAAAATTTTAGAGAAACAGAGACCTATGTTTGAAAAGGGAGGTAAGCTTGAAAAGCTATACTACCTTTTTGAAGCAGGTGAAACGTTTATGTTCTCTCCATCTAGTACAGCTGCTAAGAAGGGAGTTCAAATCAGAGATGCAATAGACTTGAAGAGAATGATGATGACGGTGGTCATTGCCATGATCCCTTGTCTAATTTGGGGTATTTTCAATGTTGGTTACCAGCACAACATAGCAACGGGTCAAGAGACGACGTTTTTTAGTCTCGATAACCTGCTATTTGGTGCTAGGTGGGTATTACCAATCGTGTTGGTATCTTATGCTGCAGGTGGATTGCTAGAGGCATTGTTCGCTGTTATTCGTAAGCACCCAATCAATGAGGGCTTCCTCGTAACAGGAATGTTGATTCCGTTGATCGTACCGCCTACTATTCCATTATGGCAAGTAGCACTAGCAACAATATTTGGTGTTGTTGTTGGTAAGGAGATTTTCGGAGGAACAGGTATGAACGTATTAAACGTGGCCATGACTGCCCGAGCGTTTTTATACTTCGCCTATCCGTTAGAAATTTCAGGACAGGTTTGGACACAAATGGCAGGAGATACTGCCGTAAATGGTTACTCAGGTGCAACTGCACTAGCCGTGGCTAACAATGTTTCTATTGCCGGTACTCAAACTGTGGTGGAAGGACTTAATCAGGCAAACACAATGTTGGCAGCTCCTTTCTCAAGTGGAAGCTTCTTCAGTTTTGAGAATATGCTTATTGGAGGAATTCCAGGATCTATCGGAGAAACTTCTGCATTGATGGCCTTAATAGGCGGATTGATACTAATTGCTACCGGTGTAGGTAGTTGGAAGATAATTGTAAGTGTTTTTGCTGGTGCCTTTGCTATGGGGACCATATTTAACCTTGCAGGTGCAAATGAATTTATGGCATTACCAGCCCACTATCACTTAGTATTGGGTGGTTTAGCTTTTGGTGCTGTGTTTATGGCCACAGATCCTGTGTCTGCGGCACAAACAGAGATAGGTAAATGGATTTATGGAGCTTTAATAGGAATGTTAACGGTAATCATTCGAGTGCTGAATCCGGCATATCCGGAAGGAATAATGTTAGCAGTTCTATTTATGAATGTATTTGCTCCACTAATTGACTTTTATGTAGTTCAAGCAAACAAGAAAAGGAGGATGGCCCGTGCAACAGTCTAA
- the nqrC gene encoding NADH:ubiquinone reductase (Na(+)-transporting) subunit C translates to MQQSNKYIIIFSLVLTAVLGGMLSGVSQVLGPAQKKAQDLDTKKQILGAIPSEKEALAGMEAEQILARYKEVISSEVADFQGNLVDTNEKGGAMVAEEVNIEKNYKKSAEDRMFPVFKYTNNGEEAYILPVYGAGLWDAIWGFVAVNPDLKSVRGISFDHKGETPGLGARITSDDIQARYQGKSLYNDNGEFVAITMVKGEKTPEDKLGPNKVDGLAGATLTANGVNDMLMNYITYYQKYFDKHVRGGAMTLNNQ, encoded by the coding sequence GTGCAACAGTCTAATAAATACATAATCATATTCTCACTTGTACTGACAGCAGTACTTGGAGGGATGTTATCAGGTGTTTCTCAAGTTTTGGGTCCTGCGCAGAAAAAAGCTCAGGATTTAGATACTAAGAAACAGATTTTAGGTGCTATACCTTCAGAAAAAGAAGCACTTGCAGGTATGGAAGCTGAGCAGATCTTAGCCAGATATAAAGAAGTAATCAGTAGTGAAGTTGCTGACTTTCAAGGAAACTTGGTAGACACCAACGAAAAGGGTGGTGCAATGGTGGCTGAAGAAGTGAACATTGAAAAGAACTACAAAAAATCTGCTGAAGACAGAATGTTCCCAGTATTCAAATACACCAACAACGGAGAAGAAGCTTACATTCTACCCGTTTATGGCGCTGGTCTTTGGGATGCAATTTGGGGCTTTGTGGCTGTTAACCCTGACTTGAAAAGTGTTAGAGGAATTAGCTTCGATCACAAAGGTGAAACACCAGGTTTAGGAGCAAGAATCACTAGTGATGACATTCAAGCGAGATATCAAGGCAAAAGTCTTTACAATGATAACGGTGAATTTGTAGCCATTACTATGGTAAAAGGCGAGAAGACGCCTGAAGACAAATTAGGCCCGAACAAAGTAGATGGTCTAGCTGGAGCAACACTTACAGCGAATGGTGTAAACGATATGTTGATGAATTACATCACCTACTACCAAAAGTATTTTGACAAGCACGTCAGAGGCGGTGCTATGACCCTTAATAACCAATAG
- a CDS encoding NADH:ubiquinone reductase (Na(+)-transporting) subunit D — MSTETVEAPVAKESEALLSKRRKKFITDPLNDDNPITVQVLGICSALAVTTQMKPTMVMALSVIFVMIFSNLIISLLRNAIPGRVRIIVQLAIVATLVTLVNEVLKAYAFDVYKQLSVFIGLIITNCIVMGRLEAFALGNKPYDSVLDGLGSGLGYSWIILVVAFFRELWGSGKVFGYDLMGAIGFENFAANGLMVSPVGAFIVLGFIIWVMRARSGYVEH; from the coding sequence ATGAGTACTGAAACTGTAGAAGCACCGGTAGCTAAAGAGTCAGAAGCTTTACTATCGAAAAGAAGGAAAAAGTTTATCACTGATCCTTTGAATGATGATAACCCTATTACCGTGCAGGTATTAGGTATCTGTTCAGCACTTGCTGTTACTACACAGATGAAGCCAACAATGGTTATGGCACTTTCTGTGATTTTCGTGATGATATTTTCAAACTTGATTATCTCACTATTAAGAAACGCTATCCCAGGTCGTGTTCGAATCATTGTTCAGCTGGCTATTGTAGCAACCTTAGTAACGCTGGTAAACGAAGTATTAAAAGCATACGCTTTTGATGTTTATAAGCAACTATCTGTATTCATTGGACTAATCATTACCAATTGTATTGTAATGGGGCGTCTTGAAGCTTTTGCTTTGGGTAATAAACCTTACGACTCAGTACTCGATGGATTAGGTTCTGGCCTTGGTTATTCTTGGATTATCCTTGTTGTAGCTTTCTTTAGAGAGCTTTGGGGATCAGGAAAAGTATTTGGTTATGATCTAATGGGAGCCATCGGCTTTGAGAACTTTGCGGCAAATGGTTTAATGGTGTCGCCAGTAGGAGCATTTATCGTACTTGGATTTATCATCTGGGTAATGCGTGCTAGGTCAGGATATGTAGAACATTAA
- the nqrE gene encoding NADH:ubiquinone reductase (Na(+)-transporting) subunit E yields MDLLNLGIKSIFIENMVFSYFLGMCSFLAVSKKVSTAFGLGLAVVFVLGITVPMNWLLNEFVLNEGALSWLGADFAEIDLSFLRFIMFIAIIAAMVQLVEMTIEKFSPSLYGSLGIFLPLIAVNCAILGSSLFMAQRDYTIGEATVFGFGSGTGFFLAIIALAAIREKLRYSNVPDGLKGLGITMFITGLMGIAFMSFMGISI; encoded by the coding sequence ATGGATTTATTGAATTTAGGAATCAAATCAATTTTTATAGAGAACATGGTGTTTTCCTACTTCTTAGGAATGTGTTCTTTTCTGGCAGTATCTAAAAAGGTGTCGACTGCCTTTGGTCTAGGTTTAGCCGTAGTGTTCGTATTGGGTATTACTGTACCGATGAACTGGTTATTAAATGAGTTCGTATTAAACGAAGGAGCCCTCTCTTGGCTAGGTGCGGATTTCGCTGAGATTGACTTATCATTCTTAAGGTTTATCATGTTTATCGCGATTATTGCGGCCATGGTACAGCTTGTGGAAATGACTATCGAGAAATTTTCTCCATCACTATACGGATCGCTTGGTATTTTCTTGCCACTAATTGCGGTAAACTGTGCTATTCTTGGTTCGTCATTATTTATGGCGCAAAGAGATTATACAATCGGCGAAGCAACTGTCTTCGGTTTTGGATCGGGAACTGGTTTCTTCTTAGCGATAATTGCATTAGCAGCGATCAGAGAAAAGTTGAGATACTCTAATGTACCAGATGGTCTGAAAGGACTAGGTATAACAATGTTTATCACTGGTTTGATGGGAATCGCATTTATGAGCTTTATGGGTATTTCTATCTAA